One genomic region from Sphingobacterium multivorum encodes:
- a CDS encoding LamG domain-containing protein — protein MKWIKNKLLLIFCGTLLFTACVQEKQGPMELDLSCLNNYLDTMQVLLDTAKIGEVDGTYPKANAIELEQALGHLKEGISKAKAGYFVLPFEVNSFCIDASKAIQTFRNSYQETLSSGTVGELQVFGIDKKGYIDFGESNLFSSSRQFTVESWIKYDPGFFEFAIGDFVATFSHDGKGVKQGWMVNFMGSNLRTTLGMGPQQDRVLEWGAAYPTNYGQWNHLVAVYDESLASDQLKMYINGKLLFSKSNDIKDPAGVLQKYQPNSRNLKMWAFVEPEDNNRGMTGYIKKFRLWSSAKSAVEIDQLMTAEVSGTESDLICAWDFVKVPENSQSIPDKTNKFHAKIVGQHKWHKIK, from the coding sequence ATGAAATGGATTAAAAACAAACTGCTTCTTATTTTTTGCGGTACGTTATTGTTTACCGCCTGTGTTCAGGAAAAGCAGGGGCCAATGGAGCTTGATCTTTCCTGCCTGAACAATTATCTGGATACCATGCAAGTTCTTTTGGATACCGCCAAAATAGGTGAAGTCGATGGAACTTATCCAAAAGCGAATGCCATTGAATTAGAACAGGCTTTAGGCCATCTCAAAGAGGGGATTTCCAAAGCAAAGGCCGGCTATTTTGTATTACCTTTTGAGGTAAATAGCTTTTGTATCGACGCTAGTAAAGCCATTCAAACATTTCGAAATTCCTATCAGGAAACATTATCGTCTGGTACTGTTGGTGAATTACAGGTATTTGGGATTGATAAAAAGGGATACATCGATTTTGGTGAGTCTAATTTGTTCAGCTCTTCCAGACAATTTACCGTAGAATCCTGGATCAAATATGACCCTGGTTTTTTTGAGTTTGCCATTGGAGATTTTGTCGCCACTTTTAGTCATGATGGTAAAGGTGTAAAACAAGGTTGGATGGTTAATTTTATGGGAAGTAACCTCCGTACGACGCTTGGAATGGGACCTCAGCAAGACCGTGTATTGGAGTGGGGCGCAGCCTATCCAACCAATTATGGGCAATGGAATCATCTTGTAGCTGTTTATGACGAATCCTTGGCCTCGGATCAGTTAAAGATGTATATCAATGGTAAATTATTATTCTCCAAATCTAACGATATCAAGGATCCAGCGGGTGTATTACAAAAATATCAGCCGAATAGCCGCAATCTTAAGATGTGGGCTTTTGTAGAGCCCGAGGACAATAATCGTGGTATGACGGGATATATAAAGAAATTTCGATTATGGAGTAGCGCTAAATCAGCTGTAGAAATAGACCAGTTGATGACTGCTGAAGTGTCTGGAACGGAATCGGATTTGATATGCGCTTGGGATTTCGTGAAGGTACCCGAAAACAGCCAATCGATCCCAGATAAAACCAATAAGTTCCATGCAAAAATCGTAGGCCAGCATAAATGGCACAAAATCAAATAA
- a CDS encoding SusC/RagA family TonB-linked outer membrane protein produces the protein MKIYYKSIFTMAVLMLFSIVVIGQQRQVKGRVKDKSGTPLTGVSISTNSRSLASSKSDGTFDLNLQVGNSLTFTLLGYESVITTVPASGSLEVTMMSKDENLDEVVVYGYGKVQKKDLTGSIANIQNSELVQAQATNVTEALNGRVSGVLVTKTNNRPGADMSVQIRGTNSFNYSNEPLYVIDGIPSYSGMRHLNAADIESIDILKDASSSAIYGSRGANGVVIITTKAAGKKQGFQLEYAGSLNLKTPTRIPDMIGNMGNGLEYVNYKIALWKKKYGESSLGRSDFLTTDEKRRIKYGEYYDWLREVTSNSLGNTQYLSANGQSEKSNYAFSAGYNNDEGLVGNENFKRYTVNMGLQHRISERFKVGMNNYFSFNRTNHGADDALINAYFIPPIASPYDKDGNYAFEVQPTSSKINPFVQIENNKKVTEANFINLAGFTEFKPLQELTFKSQFAIQLDNDTYGEWIGRYTQAKSGVNAPDAFRRESKNLNYVWDNTLTYDKNWADIHKINVVGLFSMQKETHQGSQMRGVGMPFDSDWHAIQSADEITDVSSYYWEAAMLSYMMRFNYGYKDRYLLTLTGRRDGTSRLAPQNRWGFMPSAAIAWRISNEEFMKRQHLFNDLKLRLSWGKSGNNNMDYNVVNSVLDLSKYVINGKGQNGYGIGGTKGNPALTWEMTSEWNLGLDFALLNNRLSGTIDIYDRTTKDLIFRQSVAGINGFTSILRNVGTTGNRGIELNLKSINVQHGNFSWKTNAVFSLNRNRIKDIFGDGKDDLANRWFIGQPIRVIYDFERLGIWQEEEKDMATKYGQAPGHIKVADLNGDGVLDERDYKVLGTPSPDYTFGLTNTFSYKNFDLTAYVYGRIGGLYNDDFTYTFTAWDNEHWNKLNVAYWTPENRSNSYPQIGAQSYYTQVLGKVSGTFVKVQNITLGYTLPAALAKRLKSKSFRAYASVINPFTFTKYLGPDPEIIGENLYTQLSIYPRIFNVGVNVSF, from the coding sequence ATGAAAATTTATTATAAATCTATTTTCACTATGGCAGTGCTTATGCTGTTTTCCATTGTTGTTATTGGACAGCAGCGTCAAGTGAAAGGTCGAGTGAAAGACAAGTCTGGCACTCCTTTGACGGGAGTATCTATTTCAACTAATTCAAGATCGCTGGCTTCAAGTAAGTCTGATGGAACCTTTGATTTGAACCTTCAAGTGGGCAATTCGTTGACATTTACTTTATTGGGATATGAATCGGTTATTACGACTGTTCCTGCCAGTGGAAGTCTAGAAGTAACGATGATGAGTAAGGACGAAAACCTCGATGAAGTCGTTGTTTATGGTTATGGAAAAGTGCAAAAAAAGGATTTGACAGGCTCAATTGCCAATATTCAAAATTCGGAGTTGGTTCAAGCGCAAGCCACCAATGTAACCGAAGCGCTAAATGGTAGGGTAAGTGGAGTTTTGGTTACCAAAACCAACAATAGACCTGGAGCCGATATGAGTGTTCAAATCAGGGGAACGAATTCATTCAATTATTCCAACGAACCTCTTTATGTCATTGATGGTATTCCATCTTACTCAGGGATGAGACACTTAAATGCCGCAGATATTGAGTCTATCGATATTTTAAAGGATGCATCTTCATCTGCTATTTACGGTTCCAGAGGAGCTAATGGAGTGGTGATTATTACGACGAAGGCAGCGGGAAAAAAACAGGGTTTTCAATTAGAATACGCGGGCTCGCTCAATCTTAAAACACCAACTCGTATTCCTGATATGATCGGCAATATGGGTAACGGACTTGAATACGTAAATTATAAAATTGCGCTTTGGAAAAAGAAATATGGTGAAAGCTCATTAGGCCGCTCTGATTTCCTAACCACTGATGAAAAACGTCGTATTAAATATGGTGAATATTATGATTGGCTACGCGAAGTGACCTCAAATAGCTTAGGAAATACACAATACCTCAGTGCCAACGGACAATCCGAAAAGAGCAATTATGCTTTTTCTGCAGGGTATAATAATGACGAAGGACTGGTCGGTAACGAAAATTTTAAGCGTTACACGGTCAATATGGGGCTGCAGCATCGTATTTCAGAACGCTTCAAAGTCGGGATGAACAACTATTTTTCGTTTAATAGAACCAATCATGGGGCTGATGATGCACTTATCAATGCTTATTTCATCCCGCCGATCGCAAGTCCATATGACAAAGATGGGAACTATGCATTCGAAGTACAGCCCACATCAAGTAAAATAAACCCTTTTGTTCAAATAGAGAACAATAAGAAAGTTACAGAAGCGAACTTTATCAATCTAGCTGGATTTACGGAATTCAAGCCTTTACAGGAGCTCACCTTCAAATCGCAATTTGCGATCCAGCTGGATAATGATACATATGGGGAATGGATTGGTCGATATACGCAGGCCAAAAGCGGTGTCAATGCACCGGATGCCTTTCGTCGGGAAAGCAAAAATCTAAATTATGTTTGGGATAATACCTTAACCTATGATAAAAACTGGGCTGATATACATAAAATTAACGTCGTCGGTTTATTTAGTATGCAGAAAGAAACTCATCAGGGATCACAGATGCGTGGTGTAGGTATGCCTTTTGATTCAGATTGGCATGCAATCCAATCAGCAGACGAAATTACCGATGTTTCAAGTTACTATTGGGAGGCAGCCATGTTATCCTATATGATGCGCTTTAATTACGGGTATAAAGATCGTTACCTCTTGACACTGACAGGGCGTAGGGATGGAACCTCACGGTTAGCACCGCAGAATAGGTGGGGATTTATGCCTTCCGCCGCGATAGCTTGGCGTATATCCAACGAAGAGTTTATGAAAAGACAACACCTTTTTAACGATCTAAAACTACGGCTGAGCTGGGGAAAGAGTGGTAACAATAATATGGACTACAATGTGGTCAATAGCGTATTGGATCTTTCTAAATATGTGATCAATGGTAAAGGACAAAATGGTTATGGCATCGGCGGCACAAAGGGTAATCCTGCTCTCACTTGGGAGATGACTTCAGAATGGAACCTTGGATTGGATTTTGCGCTATTGAACAACCGTCTGTCTGGGACAATAGATATCTATGACCGGACGACCAAAGATTTAATTTTCAGACAATCCGTGGCTGGTATCAATGGTTTTACTTCTATTCTTCGTAATGTCGGAACAACGGGTAACCGAGGAATAGAGCTCAATCTGAAAAGTATCAACGTACAACATGGCAATTTCTCCTGGAAAACAAACGCAGTTTTTTCGCTGAATAGGAACCGTATCAAGGATATTTTTGGCGACGGTAAAGATGACCTGGCGAATAGGTGGTTTATTGGTCAACCTATTCGGGTTATCTACGATTTCGAACGTTTGGGAATCTGGCAAGAAGAAGAAAAGGACATGGCAACAAAATACGGGCAGGCCCCGGGGCATATCAAAGTTGCGGATCTCAATGGCGACGGTGTTTTGGACGAGCGTGACTACAAGGTCCTCGGCACGCCTTCTCCTGACTATACCTTTGGCTTAACAAATACCTTTAGCTACAAAAATTTTGATCTTACAGCCTATGTGTATGGACGAATTGGAGGTTTATATAACGATGATTTCACCTATACATTCACCGCTTGGGACAACGAGCACTGGAATAAATTGAATGTTGCCTATTGGACACCGGAAAACAGAAGTAACAGCTATCCACAGATCGGGGCGCAGTCCTATTATACCCAAGTATTGGGAAAAGTGAGCGGCACTTTTGTAAAAGTACAGAATATTACCTTAGGGTACACATTGCCTGCCGCGTTGGCTAAACGGTTAAAAAGTAAATCCTTTAGGGCTTATGCATCCGTTATTAATCCATTTACATTTACAAAGTACCTGGGGCCCGATCCAGAGATTATCGGCGAAAATCTTTACACTCAACTTTCCATCTATCCTCGCATATTTAATGTTGGGGTGAATGTTTCATTTTAA
- a CDS encoding STM3941 family protein, which yields MNETIIEFDNKKRLKLALFGLLMTIAALAFAYYIFFVAEKIRIFHGALMLTLGGLGCYCLIGGIKALFNKDRTGLLLNADGIRYNGTPVGIKVGTVKWTAIQSVSTGMAHGVHFVFLKLHNPENYIQQFAPQVQQHVLENGIAISVDQLSLDFNELKKLIEEYYQRYH from the coding sequence ATGAATGAGACTATCATAGAATTTGATAATAAAAAGCGTCTGAAATTAGCGCTGTTTGGTTTGCTGATGACGATAGCGGCTTTGGCATTTGCCTACTATATCTTCTTTGTCGCCGAAAAAATAAGAATTTTCCATGGGGCACTGATGTTGACCTTAGGAGGCTTAGGGTGTTATTGTCTGATTGGTGGTATAAAGGCCCTATTTAATAAAGATCGAACCGGCCTCCTATTAAACGCAGATGGTATTCGATATAACGGTACACCAGTAGGAATAAAGGTTGGGACTGTAAAATGGACTGCGATTCAATCCGTCTCAACAGGGATGGCCCATGGTGTCCATTTTGTTTTTTTGAAGCTACACAATCCCGAAAATTATATCCAGCAGTTCGCTCCACAAGTACAACAACATGTGCTCGAAAATGGAATAGCCATTTCGGTCGATCAGTTGTCGCTTGACTTCAATGAGCTCAAAAAATTGATAGAAGAGTATTATCAGCGGTATCATTAA
- a CDS encoding SDR family NAD(P)-dependent oxidoreductase, which produces MKANNYQGALQKPIGSGFTAKSTSEDVIKGIDLSNKIAIVTGGNTGIGLETTKTLASAGATVIVLARNVEKAKVNLAGIINIEIEEVDMIEPSSIDRFARKFILSGRPLHLLINNAGIMWVPLQRDQRGIESQLATNYLGQFHLTARLWPALKQAGAARVVNVSSLGHHNSSFNFEDPNFENREYETLQAYGQSKTASNLFTLELDNRAKDFNIRAYSLHPGSIGGTELGRNADPEQWRKLGFLDENGNIHPAIMAALKTIPQGAATTVFAATSPLLDEIGGVYLEDNDIAELLPTDPLIPTHTKLHQNGVQQYSLDKDSAKRLWHLSEEMTGVKFNID; this is translated from the coding sequence ATGAAAGCAAACAATTATCAAGGAGCATTACAGAAACCAATCGGTTCTGGCTTCACAGCAAAATCTACTTCAGAGGACGTCATTAAAGGAATTGATCTAAGCAATAAAATCGCAATTGTAACGGGAGGTAATACGGGAATCGGACTTGAAACTACCAAAACGCTCGCTTCTGCCGGTGCAACTGTTATCGTTCTTGCAAGAAACGTTGAAAAAGCAAAAGTAAATTTAGCAGGTATAATAAATATCGAAATCGAAGAAGTGGATATGATTGAACCATCTTCTATTGACAGATTTGCTAGAAAATTCATTTTATCAGGCAGACCACTTCATTTACTAATCAACAATGCCGGTATTATGTGGGTCCCTTTGCAGCGTGACCAACGTGGAATTGAATCGCAACTAGCGACAAATTATTTAGGGCAATTTCATCTTACAGCTAGACTGTGGCCCGCATTAAAACAGGCGGGTGCTGCACGAGTTGTCAATGTATCTTCTCTTGGACACCATAATTCTTCCTTCAATTTTGAAGATCCAAATTTTGAAAATCGCGAATATGAAACTCTTCAGGCTTATGGTCAATCAAAAACGGCAAGCAATCTTTTCACTTTAGAGCTAGATAACCGAGCCAAAGATTTTAATATAAGGGCGTATTCTTTACATCCAGGCTCGATCGGAGGTACAGAATTAGGACGGAATGCAGACCCGGAACAATGGAGGAAGTTAGGATTTTTAGATGAAAATGGAAATATACACCCAGCGATAATGGCTGCATTGAAGACCATTCCACAAGGTGCTGCGACTACGGTTTTTGCAGCGACCAGTCCGTTATTAGATGAAATAGGCGGTGTATATCTGGAAGATAACGATATCGCAGAGTTGCTACCAACAGATCCTTTAATCCCAACCCATACAAAACTGCATCAGAACGGTGTCCAACAATATTCATTGGATAAAGATTCAGCAAAACGCCTTTGGCACCTTAGTGAAGAAATGACCGGAGTAAAGTTCAATATAGACTAA
- a CDS encoding Kelch repeat-containing protein — MKGCFSRIIDHGFFNYILAICFALLFTETWGNGLRIKGNAYPINNRSAAAISFGQIKGLESFNKGTFQLSFNLALDEKSNQGGIFKLNFVNSEQAISMNLRSIRGDKIEFSLNLEGSSSLGHLVFDKSQLKIQQWFSVNLHIDLSRKKLLWKVLDQSIVLSEITGLKANAAPLQLIFGKNGYAIDVADYTIKDIYLSGGDVHCSIPLKERQGDIIHDSRGNAIGKVLNANWMATESFFWEKWKTIKLKSIGGYQIDQRGGRLIVFSQDSLRTIDLYSGKESVHPMPHNLPLRIQLGNSFLHDNKLYIYEVNNLPQDSCSIVRIDLDNPQLVCVSKRQLPMQLHHHTGQFLSEKDYLIFGGFGNERYNGNFLKLNIQNGTWDTLSVKGDKIHPRYFTSSFLDSSDHLYIFGGMGNPQGDNNLGRSYYYDLYQFDVNQQSVKKIWQLQWEERNKIPVRQLVYDGKRNFYSLMYSEYESSSSLQLYQFSLDKPTYQPLGDSIPIRSDKIKTNANLFQFEPLNRFYAVTEVYDNEEVRSEITIYRLRLPVLTASDWNSEQESKRISFLPWIIGCVILILGGLYWKWKRKIGNKAVLTPLSSYQIPNDRPANKPPSAELVLTNDFLFPSVNCVHLFGDFQVIDAKGVDITHLFKGKIKHLLILLLLHNPQKGIKSELLSSLLWPEKEHGAAKNIRGVTLNHLRKSLEYLNGIKLVYAQSYYKIELDGTYIDSYHFKSIMESNSISNELWTILSRGQFLSKESADGLDMLKSQMEQDICDFLMRQIQHAIVINELRMALQLIHFLYETDPTSTEALKIEINIWKRIGDMAKAKKAYQKFQKRYHKWMEVNYSVSFESLLDQD; from the coding sequence ATGAAAGGGTGTTTTTCAAGGATTATAGACCATGGATTTTTCAACTATATTTTAGCGATTTGTTTCGCGCTTCTTTTTACGGAGACATGGGGAAATGGACTGAGAATAAAAGGAAACGCATATCCGATTAACAATCGATCAGCTGCAGCGATATCTTTCGGCCAAATCAAAGGATTGGAATCATTTAATAAAGGGACTTTTCAGCTGTCTTTTAACCTGGCGCTTGATGAAAAATCAAATCAAGGTGGAATATTTAAATTGAATTTTGTCAATTCAGAACAGGCCATTTCAATGAATCTCCGAAGTATTCGTGGCGATAAGATTGAATTTAGCCTTAATTTGGAAGGTTCAAGTAGTTTGGGACACCTTGTCTTTGATAAAAGTCAGCTTAAAATTCAACAGTGGTTTTCAGTAAACTTGCATATCGACCTGTCTAGGAAAAAATTATTGTGGAAAGTGTTGGATCAAAGCATCGTCCTCTCTGAAATCACGGGTTTGAAAGCCAATGCGGCTCCCCTCCAGCTAATCTTTGGAAAGAATGGTTATGCGATCGATGTAGCCGATTATACCATTAAAGATATTTATTTATCTGGTGGAGATGTACATTGCAGTATCCCATTGAAGGAACGGCAGGGAGATATTATTCATGATAGCCGTGGCAATGCCATTGGAAAAGTGCTGAATGCGAACTGGATGGCAACGGAATCCTTTTTCTGGGAAAAATGGAAGACGATAAAACTCAAATCTATTGGAGGTTATCAAATTGATCAGCGTGGTGGCCGGCTAATTGTTTTTTCACAGGACAGCCTTCGCACTATTGACCTGTATTCTGGCAAGGAATCAGTCCATCCAATGCCGCATAATCTTCCACTTCGGATTCAGTTAGGAAATAGCTTCCTTCACGATAATAAGCTTTACATCTATGAAGTCAATAATTTGCCTCAAGATAGCTGTTCCATTGTACGCATAGATCTGGATAACCCACAGCTTGTTTGCGTAAGCAAAAGGCAGTTACCGATGCAGCTCCACCACCATACGGGGCAGTTCCTGTCGGAAAAAGATTACCTTATTTTTGGAGGTTTTGGAAACGAACGTTATAATGGAAATTTTCTAAAGTTAAATATCCAAAATGGAACATGGGACACGCTGTCGGTTAAAGGTGATAAAATTCATCCCCGCTATTTTACTTCTTCTTTTCTCGATAGTTCCGATCATTTATACATTTTTGGCGGAATGGGAAATCCACAAGGAGATAACAATCTTGGGCGTAGCTATTATTATGATCTGTATCAATTTGATGTCAACCAGCAGTCGGTTAAAAAAATCTGGCAGCTTCAATGGGAAGAGAGAAACAAGATCCCTGTACGACAACTGGTTTATGATGGCAAACGGAACTTCTACAGCCTGATGTATTCCGAATACGAATCCAGTTCTTCTCTCCAGTTGTACCAATTTTCATTGGATAAACCGACCTATCAGCCTTTGGGCGATTCTATTCCGATTAGGTCCGATAAAATAAAAACCAATGCAAACCTTTTTCAATTTGAACCATTGAATAGGTTCTACGCTGTGACTGAGGTCTATGATAATGAAGAAGTGAGGTCAGAGATCACAATCTATAGATTAAGACTTCCTGTTTTAACAGCGAGTGATTGGAATAGTGAACAAGAATCAAAACGGATATCCTTTCTCCCTTGGATAATAGGTTGTGTGATTCTTATTCTAGGAGGATTATATTGGAAGTGGAAGAGAAAAATAGGTAATAAGGCTGTTTTAACACCCTTGTCATCCTATCAAATACCCAATGACCGTCCAGCCAATAAACCGCCTTCAGCCGAATTGGTTTTGACCAATGATTTTCTGTTTCCATCAGTAAATTGCGTCCATCTCTTTGGCGATTTTCAGGTTATTGATGCGAAAGGAGTGGATATTACACATCTTTTCAAAGGAAAAATAAAGCATTTATTGATATTACTCCTTTTACACAACCCCCAAAAAGGAATCAAATCTGAACTATTGAGCAGCTTGCTTTGGCCTGAGAAGGAACATGGTGCTGCCAAAAATATTCGAGGCGTTACGCTAAACCACCTTCGCAAATCTTTAGAATATCTGAATGGAATTAAATTGGTATATGCTCAATCCTATTATAAAATAGAATTAGACGGAACTTATATCGATAGTTATCACTTTAAATCCATTATGGAGAGCAATTCAATAAGTAATGAATTGTGGACAATCTTGAGCCGTGGACAATTTCTGTCCAAGGAAAGTGCTGATGGATTAGATATGCTTAAATCTCAAATGGAACAAGATATTTGCGATTTTCTAATGCGTCAGATTCAACATGCCATTGTTATAAATGAATTGAGGATGGCGTTGCAGCTCATCCATTTCCTTTATGAAACGGATCCAACTTCCACTGAAGCACTGAAGATCGAAATTAACATTTGGAAGAGAATCGGGGATATGGCCAAAGCTAAAAAGGCATATCAAAAATTTCAAAAGAGATATCATAAATGGATGGAGGTTAATTACAGTGTATCTTTCGAATCCCTTTTAGATCAGGATTAG
- a CDS encoding RagB/SusD family nutrient uptake outer membrane protein, with translation MKNIFKNQINLFVLGVSLLVGMVGCSSFLDVDSPSVVTDKFYDSKEGQQKLLVDLYVKSRAVFNTGEMQYFGTDLYMAITEGESERMFNGYDKTFNGTAPVVGGYWNNLYKIVQESNILLTRTTADIAGTDYPKMVAKGKFFRALAYYYLVETFGDVPLYLEEQKEVLKSVHRASETQIYKQLIEDLESAKGTLPFGNAELGEVNDAAIRFLLGKLYLTRAYKSYAVTTDFKDAAQNFMSISQSGQYRLLGSYASVYDENNQNNSEVIWAMQYGTDKNYVGGGNPQQQLFGFNITALEPDLFVRNQADYSAMSRQYWVIPRVHEYFDNPDVDTRYDVTFKRSFIVNNPASKDFGKLGIYFPRWNDHSGNVVGALRFYPFKNGNDYNWYPQSTALPVLTNAIDRMPIIQKFKDAKMPWGGAGTREDVIYRLSDAYLLAAEAYLGMHQNQEALHLVNELRKRAALSETAFNDQLKLSALSLDVLLDERARELMGEHDRWFDLKRTGKLIVRAKANNPLVQKYNNLNPIHLLRPIPQDEINKTEGLTQNNGYN, from the coding sequence ATGAAGAATATATTTAAAAATCAAATAAACCTTTTCGTGCTGGGCGTTTCGCTGCTGGTTGGTATGGTCGGTTGTTCCAGCTTTCTCGATGTCGATTCGCCTTCTGTAGTAACCGATAAATTTTACGATAGCAAAGAAGGTCAGCAAAAGTTGCTAGTCGACTTATATGTGAAGAGTAGAGCTGTTTTTAATACAGGTGAAATGCAATATTTCGGAACGGACCTCTACATGGCAATTACCGAAGGTGAATCGGAGCGGATGTTCAACGGTTATGATAAGACCTTCAATGGTACAGCGCCAGTTGTAGGCGGATATTGGAACAATTTATATAAGATTGTACAAGAGTCCAACATTCTGCTAACTCGAACAACTGCAGACATTGCTGGAACAGACTATCCAAAAATGGTAGCGAAAGGTAAATTCTTCCGTGCCCTTGCATATTATTATTTAGTGGAAACATTCGGGGACGTCCCACTTTATCTGGAAGAACAGAAAGAGGTGCTGAAAAGTGTGCACCGTGCCTCCGAAACGCAGATCTATAAACAATTGATTGAAGATCTGGAAAGTGCAAAAGGGACCCTTCCATTCGGAAATGCTGAGCTAGGAGAAGTAAATGACGCTGCAATTCGATTTTTGTTGGGGAAGCTTTATCTAACGCGGGCATATAAATCATATGCGGTGACGACAGATTTTAAAGATGCGGCACAAAATTTTATGAGTATCAGCCAATCGGGTCAATATCGCTTATTGGGATCATATGCGAGTGTGTATGACGAAAATAATCAAAATAATAGCGAAGTAATCTGGGCGATGCAATATGGCACGGACAAGAACTATGTTGGTGGGGGGAATCCACAGCAGCAGCTATTTGGCTTTAACATAACTGCATTGGAGCCTGACCTTTTTGTTCGTAATCAAGCTGACTATAGCGCTATGAGTAGGCAATATTGGGTTATACCGCGTGTTCATGAATATTTTGACAATCCCGATGTGGATACACGTTACGACGTAACCTTCAAACGTTCATTTATAGTGAATAATCCAGCAAGCAAAGATTTTGGCAAATTGGGGATCTATTTTCCACGCTGGAATGACCATTCGGGGAATGTTGTTGGAGCGTTACGTTTTTACCCCTTTAAAAATGGAAATGACTACAATTGGTATCCGCAGTCTACTGCATTGCCTGTACTGACCAATGCGATAGACCGGATGCCCATTATCCAAAAATTCAAAGATGCCAAAATGCCCTGGGGTGGGGCAGGTACACGAGAAGATGTTATATACCGTCTATCGGATGCATATTTATTAGCAGCAGAGGCCTATTTGGGCATGCATCAAAATCAAGAAGCACTCCATCTTGTCAATGAGCTCCGCAAACGCGCTGCGCTATCCGAGACTGCTTTCAACGATCAGCTCAAACTGTCGGCTCTTAGCTTGGATGTACTGCTCGATGAAAGAGCACGCGAACTTATGGGCGAGCACGATCGCTGGTTTGATCTAAAACGGACCGGTAAACTTATTGTGCGGGCGAAGGCCAACAATCCATTGGTTCAAAAATACAACAACCTAAACCCCATTCACCTATTGAGGCCTATTCCACAGGATGAAATCAATAAAACCGAAGGATTGACCCAAAATAATGGTTATAATTAA
- a CDS encoding helix-turn-helix domain-containing protein — protein MEYKAKYITDDIKLSCYEDKFFKSDISFECHMLIWFISGETKIVQADATYFFKEGDIFLIPRNQLATIINYPKDGQPHKTVVMHLTSEKLKNFYANLTIKPSARKSEKIYSFNNHPLLESCLSSLIPYFELQKLPENIASLKITEAISILRAIDKEIDPILANFEEPGKIDLAGYMEKNFMFNLSLEKFGYLTGRSLTTFKRDFSKIFNLTPQRWLTKKRLELAHYQFVEKRMKPIEVCYAVGFENLSHFSYAFKKHFGYTPTDLLASRL, from the coding sequence ATGGAGTATAAAGCAAAATATATAACAGATGATATTAAGCTATCCTGTTATGAGGATAAGTTCTTCAAATCGGATATCAGTTTCGAGTGCCATATGTTAATCTGGTTTATTTCCGGTGAAACAAAAATTGTACAAGCCGATGCTACTTACTTCTTTAAAGAAGGTGATATTTTTCTAATACCAAGAAATCAGTTAGCAACAATTATCAACTACCCAAAAGATGGACAGCCTCACAAAACGGTCGTGATGCACTTAACGAGTGAGAAGCTAAAAAATTTCTATGCAAATCTGACCATAAAGCCTTCTGCTCGAAAATCGGAAAAGATATACAGCTTTAACAATCATCCTTTACTGGAAAGCTGTCTTTCCTCATTGATTCCTTATTTTGAACTACAGAAACTGCCCGAGAACATTGCCTCCCTGAAAATCACGGAAGCAATCAGTATCCTCCGGGCGATAGATAAAGAAATAGATCCTATTTTGGCTAACTTTGAAGAACCCGGCAAAATTGACCTGGCAGGCTATATGGAAAAGAACTTTATGTTCAATTTATCGCTGGAAAAATTCGGTTATCTGACAGGACGAAGTTTAACCACCTTCAAAAGGGATTTTAGCAAGATTTTCAACCTCACACCGCAGCGATGGTTAACAAAAAAACGATTGGAGCTAGCACACTATCAATTTGTTGAAAAAAGAATGAAACCAATCGAAGTTTGTTACGCGGTAGGATTCGAAAATCTTTCACATTTCTCCTATGCGTTTAAAAAGCATTTTGGTTACACGCCTACCGATCTGCTAGCATCGCGACTTTGA